gctgctgccactgctcacTGAAGGCCTTGCGCAGCTGCTGCTTGTCGTGGATGAGCAGGCTCAGCTTGGCCAGTGGCCCTGCCACCAGCTCCTCTGCGTGCCGCCGTAGGATCTGGCTCAGCGTCTCTGTCTGGCTCACCAGCACCCACCAGGTCTGCGGGGTGCCAGCGCTTCAgggacagtgtggggacagCACCCTTCAGCACCACGCCCAGCTCTGCAAAGcatgctcctgctctggggcaTTCCTACCTTCTCAATCTGGCCACCATGGTCACTGCGGAGCTGCCCAGTGCCTTCCTGCTTCTCCAGCTGGGAGAACATGTGGTGCAGCATTCCCGCATACTCCCGGTCGCTCTTGGCACGCTGCAACATCCACTTCTTCATCAGCTCCAGGAGACGCAGCTCCCcgtcctgcagctgcagcagcgcGCTGTGCCCCCGTGGGCACCACAGCTCTGGCCCGAAGCCCATGGCACTGCTGTCTGGGTGGGGGAAGGCTGTGGGGTGCCAGGACAGCCTGAGCCAAGGCTGCTGCCCTGCACTTGCTTGCACCAGTGGCCAGGGCCCTTTGCACCTCATGTCCTTCCACCTGATCACCCAGTATGTGTGGCAGGGCAGACCCTCCCTGCTCCCTACAATTGGCCTTGAAAAGTGCATTCAAAGCAGCAGGGTGAGCCCTCCAAGCCCTGTGGGAGTGGAGCCTGCAGGACAgtgcaggggaggaggaagtggGGGGTCAGACACAGCAGCGTCACCTCTGTTGTGCGTGGGACTCCTCCTGAGGGCAGTGAAACTGTGCCCCCCACCCCAGATGGGCACCAGTTCGTGTGCTCTGATAGCTCCAGACCTGTCCCGCCTGTTGGCACTGtcacccctgtgcccacagtgTGGGAGATCTGGGAGACCAGGGCACCCCTGGGAAGCTGGCAGGAGCAAGACAGGATGCTGATCCCCAGAGGAAGGTGCTGAGTCTGAATATGCCCCAGCACCCAGGACTCCACCATGGCCATTGGGAAGCTGGGAACCAAACCAGTCCCAGCAGCAGTCTTGAGGTGCTTTGCAGCTTGGCaagagcacagcaggagcaggagggtgcTGGGGTATCTCCCTGCGCAGGACAGGACATCCCCTGGCATAGCCCTTTACCCTGCTGAGGGCCAGGGCCGAGAACCCTCCTACCCCACAAAGGtatcccctgtccctgccagcgccctgctggggcacaggCCCTCCAACCTGCGTCTGCTGTGAGGTCCCTGCcgtggggctgctgctggcgTCCTGCTGGAGCCGGGGCTGGCGTGGTCTGGACCCGGTGCAGCTTTGGCTCCTGGGGAGGAACAGGAAATCTGGTGCTGACCATACAGCCATTGCGAGATTTCCTGcgcttcctccctccctgccagtcCCCACACCCACAGCTGCACTGGCACatggctctgctgcaggtgggcagctcccagccccatAGCCCCTCCCAGCTGCTTCCCACCAGGGCCTGACACCATCAGGATCCATCCCTGCATACCCAGGGCTCTACTGTCCCTGTGGAGCCTCCACTCAGCCCTGGCCTGTGGGTCTCCCACCCAGCAAAGCCCCTCAACCCTGCTGAGTCCTGTCtgacacacagccctgctccacaCCTCTGCGTCCCCAAGAGGCTGCAGGATTTGGGGGATctccagggctctgtgcagcccTACTGAAGGGTGGCCACCTTGCCACTACCCTCAAGCCTGGCTCTTGTGACTGTGaaaggctgcaggacagagtACCCACTGCATGGACGCCCAGAGTACCATGCCCCAGCCCTCACTGCCAGCCTGCACCTGCATGGCTgggccctgctccctgcagcagccctgggcacttTCCCTTCAAAGGGCTTCACTGgtcccagggctgctcagccctgccaaCTGCAttgccaggcagctcctgccaccaggCCATTGCCAAGTACCACTGCTGGCACAACTCAGGTCAGCTTCGTTCCACTCAGCCTGTACATTGCTTGGGTGTTCTGGGCTGAGCAAcctcctgtgcctggcagggaggcTCCAGCCCCAGAGGGGTGTCATGGTCACTTGAAGGACACCACAGGACCAATTCCACTTTTAGAAGAAGTCAGGGAAAAAGCACATCAAACAGGAGCTTTGCTGAATTGCCTTCCCACAGCTGAGCAATGGGGAGTGGTCATGCCACAGAGTGGGTCTGTGGCATggcccagcatggccagggGCTGCGGTGATGTTTCTCCCACCCCCAGCATCCCTTCAGCATCCCACCGAGCAGCACaggctccctccctgcctgtgccaggctgcagctcccttCCTTGGAAGCTCCAACTGCTGCCCGTCCCCGGGCCAGCCTTgtgagaagaggaagagcagggtgAGCgcactgcagcccctgcacacTGCGGGGAACTCGGTCCTGACCACAGGAAGCTGCTGTGGGCATAGCAAGGCCGAGAGGCTCTGCAAAGAGGAGCTGCCTCTGCGAGCAATCACAGCCCTGACAAGCCCTCCTGGGGTGGACAAGACCCTGCAGGGGGCTTGGTGGGGCTGAAGTGGGCTGTACTGCTGCTTTGCCACTGCATGAGTGGGTCCCAGGTCCAGTCTGGCCATTCCTGTGCCAGAGGTATTGTGCTCCAGCTGCAGGCTGCTGCTGGTCCCCAGGCTGCACGGGAAAGGCTCAGCCTACACCCTGTACAAATGGATGGAAAGGCCCCACGCTTTTGAGCCCCTGCCCCTTCTCCACTCACCACAGCCAGCTCTGGAATGAGCTGTCCTTGCTGCAGGTCCTCATAAGAAGCTGCTTCCCCTGGCTCAGGTGAGGTAGTCTCCGCCTGTCCCCACcacatgccctgcccagcactggctcctGCCCACAGTCAGAGAAGGGCGGTTCTTGACCCCTCTCCTGCAGCTTTGGAGCAGATCCAGGTGCCCCTGGGACCTGTGGCCAGGCTGCCACCCCGGTCAGGGTGCCCACACaagagcacagggagcagagctggtttgCATAGATCTGAACATTTAATAACTCAGTCTCTCTAGCGTTATATCCACAtccattaaattaaaaacaggctcaggaggcagctcctggctgattaaattacaagaaaaaattaCTGTGCACCAAAAAGTTGTTATAGAAAAATAGTCCTGTGGCCCCTGGCCAGCAGCTCCATCTGTGGCTGGCGCGGGTGGGAACCCGTGCCACGGCCCCGGTGTGTGGCAGCGGACGGCAAAGGGGCTCGCGGCACCAGCCCCCAGCCCGCGGGGAAGGGGCAGCGAGGGAAGGGGCTCTGGTGGGGGGCAGAACGGATTGTCACCAAATGGGGGCAAGGCACGTCGGGGGACTGGGCCTGCAGGATTGCCAGGCGCTGCCTGGCACAGGCGGggtgcaggcagagccaggacagtGCTGGCACCAGGGCTGCCTGAGCCCTGCCTGGTGGCAGAACAGCAGGGCCTGGGGTAGGCCCCCAGAGCAAGGTCTGTTCGAGGGGTCCCTACCCAGGCCCTGGGCTGCATCACAGGCACAGGGGAAGGCAGTGCCTGGCCCCCCACTCCGCGGTGCCAGGGCTCCTGCCCCCTGCAGGCAGTCATGGTGGGATGGGCAGAGAGCAGGCAAGCCGGCAGCGGCAGCCAAGGCCTGGCCGTTATTGCTGTTGAAGGGCTCAGGTGGAGACAGACAGGCCTGGCCAGGTGACAGGGAGCCAGGACACAATGGACCAAGCCAGTGACACAGCCTGTTGGGGGCTGAGGGCAGCGGGGGAACACTGTGCCAtgggggctcagccctgcaAGGCAGAGCCACCCCTGTCCCAGACAGCCCACCTCGAGCCACGGCAACCCACAGAACCCACAAGCTGCCCACCCTGAAGGACTCATGGGACCCCAAGCAGCAGGTGCCTGCTCAGGGTAGGAGACACAGGGTAGggtcctgccagcacaggaccAGGGGCCCCACTGCCACCAAACACCCCAGCATGGGGCACAGGATGGATGTGGGGCCAGGAGAGATGGTGCAAGACTGGGGCGGTGCCGTGCTGGGGatggtgccagcagggctgtgccaggccacccaggctggggcagagggatggTGCCAGCAGGTGGGAGCCTCAGGCTGCTGCAATGTGGGAATGGGACAGGGGCAGAGTCCGGGGCCCCTCAGCCTCACCTGCCGCAGCCCcgcagtgctgggcagggaggagggaggggcaggagggctcaTCAAAGGGCACTTTGGTCTCTGATGAAGGCAGTCCTCTCGCTGTGGGCCTCATAATCCTCACCATCTGACTCGGAGGGGCCTTCCTCCTGCCAGATGTCGGAGGGCAGCCCCTTGTAGGAGATAATCCCACTGTCCAGGGCATAGACCTTCACGCCCCGCAGGCTGAAGCCTGAGCGTGCCTGCAGCACCAGGAAGATGGTGACAAAGACAATGACAATGAGGATGCAGCTGAGGCTGGCGATGAGGACAGGCAGGTTGACTCGAGAGGGGGCCTCGGCCGGCCCCTCACcatctgccagggcaggggatgcACGGCTGCTCTGTGTCtggtgggagcaggagaggtCCAGACTGCTGAAGTGAGAGTGAGCAGGGCAGGTGAGGCACTGGTTGGGGCCAGGTCCCgcacaggtggcacaggaggggtggcagggcaggcagaggtggGGCGTGATGGGCTCCACACTGTTCTCCAGGTTGTAGTGCGTGCTCTGGACACCAGGTGCAAAGCCAGGAGGGCAGCGTTTCAGGCAGCTCTTCTGGTGCAGGTAGTACCCCTCCTCACAGACTGTGGGACAGACAGTGTCAGCACGGGCTGGGGGCTGCCTTGGCCCCTCATTGCCTCCCCACCAGCTCCACACTCACCCACGCAGGTCTGGCTGGGGGTCAGGGTCTTGCAGccactgctctccagctggTTGGAGAGGCTGGGGGAGTCGGTGGCCGTCCCATACAGCACAAGTGTGAACTTGGTCAGCGTGCCTGCAACGATGGGGGGTGAGAACCATCAAGGTGCCTGTGAGACCACTCATATGCttgggacaggcacagggaggaggcTCACAGTGCTTCCCTCCACAGCTGCCAGGGGACAAGGAGAGCTGTGCCTACCATTTGGCACAGTTCCTGATGTGGGGCCATACCCCTGCAAAGGGCTGCCTATGGGGCAGGGAGGTCAGGCCAGCTGGCATAGAGTCACCTGCTGCCCAGACTCCTGCTGCCTGAGGGGGTGCATCCCCACCCCACATGCCCAAATCCAGTCTCTCCCCAGCCAGGTCACCCAAAACATCAGAGGTGTTATCAGCCACTCAGCTTGGGAGCACGGAGGGAAGCCAGGTGGCCACACACCTCAGACTTAAAGGGAGGCAGTGGAGTGAGAGGCCCAGCCCTACCATAGTTGTTGGCATCACTGGTGTTCTCAATTTCCAGCACCCACTCCCCAGAGGGGTCCTCATCCCACGAGTGTGTTGTCATGAAGGCCCAGTCATTGAAGCCATCAGCGGAGAAGTCATGGGGCCTGAGTGACAGGGGCAAAATGTGGGTGCCAACATATCCCAAactcccctgtgccagcccgGGCTGGGgtccagcctggagcacccCACAACCTGGCACCtacctggcagccaggagggtgGAGCGCGTGCCCATGGGGCTGACCAGGTGGATGGCCAGGTCCCCACGTCTGTTGTAGGACAGTGTCAGCCTGGCCTGCGCATGCTCAAGCCGGCTGATGTAGTTGGCTTTCCCCAGGCAGGCATCCACCTTCCGCCGCACCTCCAAGCGCTTCCCAATGTCCCTGCCAAGGCTGGGCATGAGTGAGGCCAGTCTCAGACCAGGGAGACATGACAGGGTGCCCCAGTCCCCACTCTCTCTgtggggctctgcagctgccctggggaccgGGCACTGTGCACCAGTGCAGCCAAAGCAGGAATCAACTCTGCAGTAGATGGGAGTGGCAGCatcttcaggccattccctgaCTGGTGCAGACAGTGCTCCAGCTCCCAGGCATGAGGGGGTCTGTgctgcccagtgctgcctctccaGCCACTGCCCCATGCAGCCCTGAATGGGCCCTTTATTCACACACTGCAGGCCAGCTGCACCCTGCACGGCATggccagggatgggatgggcacagccatccccatcctgctgctggcatGCAGCTGCTTGCCTCCCAGCGCTGGTACTGGTGCCAGCAAAGGATGTGACCACTGTGTCCAGTCAGGGCTTTATCCCCAGGCGGTCAGGGCAGAGACCAGCTCTGGCTCCCTCCATGCCCAGGCACCCCCCAGGAGTGCCCCAGCTGCACACAAGACTGCACATGTTGCCCTGTGGTGGCGGCAGCCAAGCAGGAGTCAAAGGAGCTTCTGTCTGCCCCCTGAAAAGCCGCTCTGTCCAGGATGACTTGTGCTGGTTGTGCCCCAACTGCAGCGCCCCAGCCCGTCCAcacccaccagcccagccccacagcaggtAGGCTCAGCAGCTAAGGTTGGTGCTGGACAGCTGAAAGTGCCTTTCCCAACTCTGCCCAGGCTCTCGCAGAAGGATGCCCAGAGGCTCTCAAGTTCCTGCACTGGACAGACACCAGGTGATGCCCTCCTAGGCTCACCAGCCCTTACCTGGGCTCCGCAAGGACGTCGATGACGCACTTCCTCTGAGGTCCCACTGTTGTCCAGTTCTTGGCCAGGCTCACCATGGCCCCGGCATCCAGCAGGCCGTAGCCGTAGGAGTGGCTGACTATGGACAAGGAGGGAGTCAGCACCACTCCTAAGGGTACCCAAGTCAGGGATATTTGCCCAGCCATGCTGCATGCTCACCAGGgcctcctgcctcctccacctgccagggtgctctgtgccccagcacccccagactAGTGGTGCCCCTGGTCCCTCCCCAGCACCCTGGTACCTTTGCGGCCAACACCATTGGTAACCCAGTCGTTGGCGTTGAGGTGAGCAGGCTTCGAGGTCTGCACCACCAGGTGCTGCATGTCCCGCCAAGTCAGGTTCTTGCTGCAGGGAGACATGGGGCTCAGGTCAgtgccagctcctgctggcCCCACACAGGTCTGTgtccaggcactgctgccaggtggggctggcacagccacccctgcccagccccctCTGTCTTGCCCCTACTTGGCTTCCAGGGCGAGGGCAATGATGCCAGCGGCCAGAGGTGCCGAGGCTGATGTCCCAGTGTGCAACTCGGTGCATTTCTGTCTGAGGTCAGTTGTCACCTGTGAGGAAGAATGCcagggtgggagctgctgcaggcccCTCCATCCCCCGAAGCTCAGGGCCTGcagacagcagcagcccctACTCACGATCTGCTTTTCGTTCTGGTTGCCGCTGCTGTACGTCGTGGCGAGGGTGGAGGAGCAGGCCTCGCTGTACCAGGGCACGTTGCCATACTGTGTGGTGCTGCTGATGGACAGCGTGTAGATGCTGTTGGTGTAACCATCACAGTTGCAGCTGTCGTGCTCGCGGCCCCCATTCCCGGATGCCCAGACGAAGATGGAGCCCAGACCGCCTCGGCCCTGGCAACAGAGACAGGGTGAGCGCCAGCACCGGCACCACCACAGACAGAAgtcccaggctggagctggggacaAGTGGACAATACTGGTCCCAGGGCTCCTGTAGCCTAAGTGGGAAAGACTGAGCAGATGCAGCTGTGACACTGGGGACAGCAAGACACCCTGGTCACAGCCCGGCATGCCTATGGAGGGTGCCAGGCACCTCAACAGCGActccagggctgtccccatgggGGAGACACAAGGTGGCAGGAAGCCCTGTCAATGTGAGGCGTCCAAAAGCCAAAGTCTTTTTCCTCTTGGAAGTCACTCAGGCTGACTCTGTTTGCATGGGATTGCAGTGCCttgcagcactgagggagccAATGGCACAACCCTGGATTCAGCTCAGTACCCAAGCATGGTCGCTTCCCTTGCAGCAGGGGTGACAGAGCTGGCGCAGCACTGCCTGCGACTCTCTGTAGGGAATCCAGGGTGGAACACGACACAGCTCCCCAGGAGGCAACACCGCCAGCACATGGGTATAGTGGGTGAGGACAGGCAGAGAAAGTGAGGGTGAGCAGCTGGCACAAAGCCAGACAAACACCAGCACAGGTCCTTGGAGAGCACGCAGAGACTGTCCCACACAGGAGCCCTCACAGTGGGAAGCACAGGGCTTCTCAGAAAGGTGAGACACCACCTGGGAGAAGCCCTGACTCACAGCCATCATAcaggaagaacaagaaaaacCAACAGAGCCTGATCCCGGAGATGGGCTGAGAAATGGCTCATCCCAGAAGGACCAGGTTAACAACCAGGGTAGGCAGAGAAAGGGAGACctggggaaaggggcaggagCCAGGCCAGTTCTCCCCCAGCAAACCTTCCTGCTCACCTGGCTGACCCCACGGAAGAAAGCCTCCTCTGCCAGCCGGGCCGGGCCATCCACAGTCTTGCCATCGTCCTCAGGGCCCCAGCTGGCACTGTAGATGTGGATGTGGTTGGGGTTGAGGCCCAAGGAATGGGCCTCCACAGCATCAGTCACCTCCCCATCCAGCATGCGCACGCCTAGGGCCAGAGAGCAGATGTCACCAGCGACTGGACAGGGCAGGGTGGCCACAGTGCTATGGCGAAAACCCTCCAACCCCtgctgccccctgtgccacaggatgtcacagggatgctccagccagcagtgctgaggtTCCCGGCTCAGCTGCTCCTACAGCCACTCAGCGCCTGCAgggcccagcacagggcagggcagcacccaCCTCCAATCCTGGCATTGTAAGCCACTCCGACACCACAGATCCCATTGTTTGCCACAGCAGCCACTTCCCCGGCGCAGCGCGTGCCATGCCTGCAGCCAAAACAGGACACAGCGTGCTCACAAGGGGCACAAGGAGTGGAGTACAGGGGTGGGCACTGGCTGCAGACCCAGCAACCCCCAGCCAGGAGACCAGCAAAGGCTCCTCcacctgccctcctgctccagagccAGGGCACTCAACAGCATGCACCAGCAAAGGGCAGACAAAGGATGCTGCTCGTGTCCAAGGGGAAATGGGGGGCTCCTCACGGGGCAGAAGTGTGCTGCTAGCCCCACAGCTTCCTGCAGGCCATGGTGGGTGGCACTGCACTGAGTCCCTGCCACATCTGGTCTCTGcatcctccctgctccctcctgcctcacctGTTGTCATTCATCTGTGTGTAGCGGGGCTGCGGGTCTGGATCCTGGTCATTGACATCAAAACTTGCCCCTGGGTCCTGGAAGACAAACTGGGCACTTGGAGACTGTCTACTTGTGCCACCGAGCCCACTTCCCTCACTCCATGCATGCACTCCACAGCCTGAGGCTGGTCTGTGCAGAGTGGGCAGGCTCCAGTCCCACCTCCATGTCCCACCACGGCAGGCACCAGCCCTGCACCTCACAGCTCCAGGACTGCCTTGTGAGGACACAGACACCCAGACCGGCTCCTGCAGCACTCTGCCCTATGGGCATCACCCACACTCACATAGTTGGCCTCCAGGTCAGGGTGGTTCTTCTCGATGCCATCATCCAGGATGGACACCACGATGCCCTTGCCTGTGTatccctgctcccaggcctGACGCACATTAAGGTCCCGCTGGTTTGTGTTGTACTGCCAAAAGAAACCCTGGCACTAGGAACTATGCCAGCCGTGGGCACTGCAGTGGGGGTGTGACCAAAGCCTCCCCAGtcctcaccctgctctgctgtgagtAGGAACAAGGAACCCCCGTGACCcagacacagggctgggcacagtaAGCTGAGAAGGGCTGCTCTGAGAAGACTGAGCGTCAGACTCTGCTTGGGACCCACAGACAAAGCTCCCTTTGCAGAGATCAGGCTTGTGCCTAAGATCCAGGATGCAGATAGGGGCACAGACTATTCCCAGGCCAGGAAAAGGGTTGCACCTCCCAGTCCAGCCCtggcccctccccagccctcccagctccccagcagGGAGTCAAAGCCCTGTGAGcagagcctcttccctggggtgTTCCCATCACACAACACCAGGTGGCTGTCTCAGgccttcccctttctcctccctgccaacctggcagcagctgc
The nucleotide sequence above comes from Pithys albifrons albifrons isolate INPA30051 chromosome 13, PitAlb_v1, whole genome shotgun sequence. Encoded proteins:
- the FURIN gene encoding furin isoform X2 yields the protein MDLRPCSLLVLWTLVVALALLAQEVLAQHIYTNTWAVLVPAGPQEAERLARKHGFLNLGPIFDDYYHFRHRGVVKRSLSPHQPWHSRLAREPQVQWLEQQVAKRRTKRDIFMEPTDPKFPQQWYLYNTNQRDLNVRQAWEQGYTGKGIVVSILDDGIEKNHPDLEANYDPGASFDVNDQDPDPQPRYTQMNDNRHGTRCAGEVAAVANNGICGVGVAYNARIGGVRMLDGEVTDAVEAHSLGLNPNHIHIYSASWGPEDDGKTVDGPARLAEEAFFRGVSQGRGGLGSIFVWASGNGGREHDSCNCDGYTNSIYTLSISSTTQYGNVPWYSEACSSTLATTYSSGNQNEKQIVTTDLRQKCTELHTGTSASAPLAAGIIALALEANKNLTWRDMQHLVVQTSKPAHLNANDWVTNGVGRKVSHSYGYGLLDAGAMVSLAKNWTTVGPQRKCVIDVLAEPRDIGKRLEVRRKVDACLGKANYISRLEHAQARLTLSYNRRGDLAIHLVSPMGTRSTLLAARPHDFSADGFNDWAFMTTHSWDEDPSGEWVLEIENTSDANNYGTLTKFTLVLYGTATDSPSLSNQLESSGCKTLTPSQTCVVCEEGYYLHQKSCLKRCPPGFAPGVQSTHYNLENSVEPITPHLCLPCHPSCATCAGPGPNQCLTCPAHSHFSSLDLSCSHQTQSSRASPALADGEGPAEAPSRVNLPVLIASLSCILIVIVFVTIFLVLQARSGFSLRGVKVYALDSGIISYKGLPSDIWQEEGPSESDGEDYEAHSERTAFIRDQSAL
- the FURIN gene encoding furin isoform X1; this encodes MDLRPCSLLVLWTLVVALALLAQEVLAQHIYTNTWAVLVPAGPQEAERLARKHGFLNLGPIFDDYYHFRHRGVVKRSLSPHQPWHSRLAREPQVQWLEQQVAKRRTKRDIFMEPTDPKFPQQWYLYNTNQRDLNVRQAWEQGYTGKGIVVSILDDGIEKNHPDLEANYDPGASFDVNDQDPDPQPRYTQMNDNRHGTRCAGEVAAVANNGICGVGVAYNARIGGVRMLDGEVTDAVEAHSLGLNPNHIHIYSASWGPEDDGKTVDGPARLAEEAFFRGVSQGRGGLGSIFVWASGNGGREHDSCNCDGYTNSIYTLSISSTTQYGNVPWYSEACSSTLATTYSSGNQNEKQIVTTDLRQKCTELHTGTSASAPLAAGIIALALEANKNLTWRDMQHLVVQTSKPAHLNANDWVTNGVGRKVSHSYGYGLLDAGAMVSLAKNWTTVGPQRKCVIDVLAEPSLGRDIGKRLEVRRKVDACLGKANYISRLEHAQARLTLSYNRRGDLAIHLVSPMGTRSTLLAARPHDFSADGFNDWAFMTTHSWDEDPSGEWVLEIENTSDANNYGTLTKFTLVLYGTATDSPSLSNQLESSGCKTLTPSQTCVVCEEGYYLHQKSCLKRCPPGFAPGVQSTHYNLENSVEPITPHLCLPCHPSCATCAGPGPNQCLTCPAHSHFSSLDLSCSHQTQSSRASPALADGEGPAEAPSRVNLPVLIASLSCILIVIVFVTIFLVLQARSGFSLRGVKVYALDSGIISYKGLPSDIWQEEGPSESDGEDYEAHSERTAFIRDQSAL